The nucleotide sequence CTGATTGCCGCCTTTGGCAGTGGCTCTTCCGCCCTCAGTGCGCCGGCCTCGGCCTGGCGCGCGTTGGGATTGCCGGCGATCTGTGCCGATGCACGCCGCACCGATGCGGTCCGCCAGCAGGCCGCGGCCAGCCTGCGCTGGCTGGAACACGCCGACCAACAGGTGCTGATGTGGGACGACCCGGGCTACCCGGCGTTGCTCGCCGAGCTCAATGACGCCCCGCCGCTGTTGTTCGTCGCTGGTGCGGTCGAGCCGCTTGAGCAGCCGCAATTGGCGATGGTCGGCAGTCGCCGTGCCTCGCGCCCCGGCCTGGACAATGCCCGCGCCTTTTCACGCAGCCTGGCCGGCGGTGGTTTCGTCATCACCAGTGGCCTGGCCCTAGGCATCGATGGCGCCGCACACCAGGCGGCGCTTGAGGTGGGCGGGAAAACCGTGGCGGTGCTCGGCACGGGTCTCGAGCGCATCTATCCGACCCGACATCTCGGGCTGGCGGCGGCGATTCGCGAAAATGGCGGCGCGCTGGTGTCCGAACTACCGCTGGACTGCCCGCCGCACGCGAGCAATTTCCCCCGACGCAATCGCATCATCAGCGGCTTGTCGCTTGGCGTGCTGGTGATCGAAGCGAGTCCGTCGAGTGGCTCGCTGATCACCGCGCGCCTGGCGGCCGAACAGGGCCGCGAGGTGTATGCGATTCCCGGCTCGATCCATCATCCGGGCGCGCGCGGCTGCCATCAGTTGATCCGCGAAGGCGCCACGCTGGTGGAAAGCGTCGAGCATATTCTCGAGGCACTGCGCGGTTGGCAGCTGCCGAGCGCGGTCCCGACCAACGTCGGTGTGGCACGCGAGGAACGCCATCCGCTGGTGCAGTTGGTGCACGCCGCGCCGCACAGCAGCGAAGCCCTGGCCGCCGCGCTCGGTCGGCCGCTGCCGGAGGTGTTGGCGGCGCTCACCGAGCTCGAGCTGGACGGTCGGGTGGCCTGCGAGGGCGGACGCTGGGTCGGCCGCGGCGGCTAGCGCCACGATTGCCAATCCCCCGGCCGCGGTATTGTTCAACGCTCGCCGCGCTTGGGTACACTGCCGGCAGGTTTTCCGGAGGACAGCGATGATCAACAACTGGCGGGTACAACAGGCAGCGCGGGTGGTGCGCGATGGTGGGGTGATTGCGTATCCGACCGAAGCGGTGTGGGGCCTGGGCTGCGACCCGTGGAACGAAGAGGCGGTGCTGCGTCTGCTGGCGCTCAAGCAACGTTCGGTGGATAAGGGCTTGATCCTGGTCGCCGACAGTATCCAGCAGTTCGACTTTCTCCTCGACGACTTTCCCGACGTCTGGCTGGACCGCCTCAGCAGTACCTGGCCGGGCCCGAATACCTGGCTGGTGCCGCACCAGAGTCGCCTGCCGGAGTGGATCACCGGTAAGCACGCGACCGTGGCGTTGCGGGTCAGCGACCATCCGCAGGTGCGCGAGCTGTGTGCGTTGACCGGTCCGTTGGTGTCGACCTCGGCCAACCCCTCTGGCCGCCCGGCGGCGCGCAGCCGCCTGCGCGTCGAGCAGTACTTCCATGGCCAGCTGGATAGCGTGCTGGGTGGTGCTCTTGGCGGTCGGCGCAATCCCAGCGTGATCCGTGATCTGGTCAGCGGACAGGTATTGCGCTCGGCGTAGGTTGGCGCTGAGCGCAGCGATGCCCAACGAGCGCTAATCGCCCCGACGCATCAGTTAAGACAAGCGCCGCTCGTTGGGCATCGTCGCGGGGCTCCTCAGCCCAACCTACATCCGTCTATGGCAGCAGAATCGTCGAGCCGGTGGTTTGCCGGCTTTCCAGCGCGCTCTGCGCCGCGGCCGCATCGGCTAGCGCATAACGCTGACCGATCTCCACCTTGAGCTGCCCGCTGGCCAACAGGCCGAACAGTTCGTCGGCCATCGCCTGCAGGCGGGCTTGGCTGCTGGCGTAGGTGAACAGCCCTGGGCGGGTGACATACAGCGAGCCTTTCTGCGCGAGGATGCTCAGGTCGACTCCGGTGACCGGGCCGGAGGCATTGCCGAAGCTGACCAGCAAGCCGCGCGGCTTCAAGCAGTCGAGAGAGATTTCCCAGGTGTCCTTGCCCACCGAGTCGTAGACCACCGGGCATTTCTTGCCCCCGGTCAGTTCGCGGACCCGCGCCCGCACGTCCTCATGGCTGTAATCGATGGTCGCCCAGGCGCCGTTGGCGCTGGCCAAGGCGGCTTTTTCCGCGGACGACACGGTGCCGATCAATTGCACGCCGAGGGCCTTGGCCCACTGGCAGGCGAGCAACCCGACGCCGCCGGCCGCGGCGTGCCAGAGGATGGTTTCCCCGGCCTGTACTGCGTAGGTCTGGCGCAGCAAGTACTGCACGGTCAGACCTTTGAGCATCACCGCGGCGGCCTGCTCGAAACTGATCGAGTCGGGCAGCTTGATCAGCTTGTCGGCGGGCAATACGTACAGTTCGCTATAGGCACCGAGCGGCCCGGTGGCATAGGCCACCCGGTCGCCGACCTTCAGGCCAGTCACCGCGCTGCCTAGCGCCTCGACCTCGCCGGCGCCCTCGCTGCCCGCGCCAGAAGGCAATCCCGGCGGCTTGTAGACGCCGGTGCGATAGTAGGTGTCGATGAAATTCAGGCCGATCGCCCGATTGCGCACGCGCACTTCCTGCGGGCCG is from Pseudomonas sp. LS44 and encodes:
- a CDS encoding NADPH:quinone reductase — encoded protein: MTKRIQFTAHGGPEVLQYVDYQPAEPGPQEVRVRNRAIGLNFIDTYYRTGVYKPPGLPSGAGSEGAGEVEALGSAVTGLKVGDRVAYATGPLGAYSELYVLPADKLIKLPDSISFEQAAAVMLKGLTVQYLLRQTYAVQAGETILWHAAAGGVGLLACQWAKALGVQLIGTVSSAEKAALASANGAWATIDYSHEDVRARVRELTGGKKCPVVYDSVGKDTWEISLDCLKPRGLLVSFGNASGPVTGVDLSILAQKGSLYVTRPGLFTYASSQARLQAMADELFGLLASGQLKVEIGQRYALADAAAAQSALESRQTTGSTILLP
- a CDS encoding L-threonylcarbamoyladenylate synthase — translated: MINNWRVQQAARVVRDGGVIAYPTEAVWGLGCDPWNEEAVLRLLALKQRSVDKGLILVADSIQQFDFLLDDFPDVWLDRLSSTWPGPNTWLVPHQSRLPEWITGKHATVALRVSDHPQVRELCALTGPLVSTSANPSGRPAARSRLRVEQYFHGQLDSVLGGALGGRRNPSVIRDLVSGQVLRSA
- the dprA gene encoding DNA-processing protein DprA; translation: MTMINPAELEARLRMHALPELGPRRLRKLIAAFGSGSSALSAPASAWRALGLPAICADARRTDAVRQQAAASLRWLEHADQQVLMWDDPGYPALLAELNDAPPLLFVAGAVEPLEQPQLAMVGSRRASRPGLDNARAFSRSLAGGGFVITSGLALGIDGAAHQAALEVGGKTVAVLGTGLERIYPTRHLGLAAAIRENGGALVSELPLDCPPHASNFPRRNRIISGLSLGVLVIEASPSSGSLITARLAAEQGREVYAIPGSIHHPGARGCHQLIREGATLVESVEHILEALRGWQLPSAVPTNVGVAREERHPLVQLVHAAPHSSEALAAALGRPLPEVLAALTELELDGRVACEGGRWVGRGG